A stretch of Anaeromyxobacter dehalogenans 2CP-1 DNA encodes these proteins:
- a CDS encoding SDR family NAD(P)-dependent oxidoreductase, translating to MAIVTGSSRGIGAAIAKALARQGAKVAVNYVASRAKGQHVVDEIVAAGGRAILVRADATVRSEAEAMVRGVEAELGPVDILVNNASIGFPIVPFAEYAWEDFQRKVEGEAKASFFTCQAVIPGMIQRRSGCIVNVSSTLSRFPGPGFVAHSCAKSGLDGFSRALALELGPHGIRVNVVAPGLTLTDATRDQPAQFHEAIAAHTPLRRLAEPEDIAGAVAFLCSPAARHVTGVYLPVCGGANMM from the coding sequence ATCGCCATCGTCACCGGCTCGAGCCGCGGCATCGGCGCCGCCATCGCCAAGGCGCTCGCCCGCCAGGGCGCGAAGGTCGCGGTGAACTACGTGGCCAGCCGCGCCAAGGGGCAGCACGTGGTGGACGAGATCGTCGCGGCGGGCGGGCGGGCGATCCTCGTCCGCGCCGACGCCACGGTCCGGTCGGAGGCCGAGGCGATGGTCCGCGGCGTCGAGGCGGAGCTCGGCCCCGTGGACATCCTCGTCAACAACGCCTCCATCGGCTTTCCGATCGTCCCGTTCGCCGAGTACGCCTGGGAGGACTTCCAGCGGAAGGTCGAGGGGGAGGCGAAGGCCAGCTTCTTCACCTGCCAGGCGGTGATCCCCGGCATGATCCAGCGGCGTAGCGGCTGCATCGTGAACGTGAGCAGCACGCTGTCGCGGTTCCCGGGCCCCGGGTTCGTCGCGCACTCGTGCGCCAAGTCCGGGCTCGACGGGTTCTCCAGGGCGCTCGCCCTCGAGCTGGGGCCGCACGGCATCCGCGTGAACGTCGTCGCGCCCGGCCTCACCCTCACCGACGCGACGCGCGACCAGCCGGCGCAGTTCCACGAGGCGATCGCCGCGCACACGCCGCTCCGGCGGCTGGCCGAGCCGGAGGACATCGCCGGGGCCGTCGCCTTCCTCTGCTCCCCCGCGGCGCGGCACGTGACGGGCGTCTACCTGCCCGTGTGCGGCGGCGCGAACATGATGTAG
- a CDS encoding DUF1858 domain-containing protein: MAAKDDRAANITPDSRVGELLERWPQLEDVLIELSPRYRALKNPVLRRTIAKVATLRQVSVVGGVSLATLIERLRAAAGLAPLAIPAAEAGAPGRRPPWAVEQAVTRRHDARAAIEAGEHPMPKVMADLAALGEGDVYELVTPFVPAPLVDLARGKGFESFSVSEGDAVVRTYFRRVG; the protein is encoded by the coding sequence ATGGCCGCGAAGGACGACCGCGCCGCGAACATCACGCCGGACTCCCGGGTCGGAGAGCTGCTGGAGCGCTGGCCGCAGCTCGAGGACGTGCTCATCGAGCTCTCGCCGCGGTACCGCGCGCTGAAGAACCCGGTGCTCCGGCGCACGATCGCGAAGGTCGCCACGCTCCGCCAGGTCTCGGTCGTCGGCGGCGTCTCGCTGGCCACGCTGATCGAGCGGCTCCGCGCGGCCGCCGGCCTCGCGCCGCTCGCCATCCCGGCGGCGGAGGCCGGGGCGCCCGGCCGGCGCCCACCGTGGGCGGTGGAGCAGGCGGTGACGCGGCGCCATGATGCGCGCGCGGCCATCGAGGCGGGCGAGCACCCCATGCCGAAGGTGATGGCGGACCTCGCCGCGCTCGGCGAAGGGGACGTCTACGAGCTCGTGACGCCCTTCGTCCCTGCGCCGCTCGTGGATCTCGCCCGCGGGAAGGGGTTCGAGAGCTTCAGCGTCTCCGAGGGAGACGCCGTGGTGCGGACCTACTTCCGGAGGGTCGGATGA
- a CDS encoding PAS domain-containing protein produces the protein MTDAVKLPPAQAVQFPSGTLSFEQLLGLFQTLPVDLTFVDRDDRVAFFSEGPDRVFARSRAVIGREVKHCHPPKSVHIVERIVADFKAGRESVAEFWIDLHGKFVHIRYFAVRDAAGAYLGTLEVTQDLTRLRALEGERRLLEYDRPQT, from the coding sequence GTGACCGACGCCGTGAAGCTGCCGCCGGCGCAGGCGGTGCAGTTCCCGAGCGGCACGCTCTCGTTCGAGCAGCTCCTCGGGCTGTTCCAGACGTTGCCGGTGGATCTCACGTTCGTGGACCGAGACGACCGGGTGGCGTTCTTCAGCGAGGGGCCCGACCGCGTCTTCGCCCGCTCGCGCGCCGTCATCGGCCGGGAGGTGAAGCACTGCCACCCGCCGAAGAGCGTCCACATCGTCGAGCGCATCGTCGCGGACTTCAAGGCGGGGCGGGAGAGCGTGGCGGAGTTCTGGATCGACCTCCACGGGAAGTTCGTGCACATCCGTTATTTCGCCGTCCGCGACGCCGCGGGCGCGTACCTCGGCACGCTCGAGGTGACGCAGGACCTCACGCGGCTGCGGGCGCTCGAGGGGGAGCGGCGGCTGCTCGAGTACGACAGGCCGCAGACCTGA
- a CDS encoding NADP-dependent oxidoreductase produces the protein MSSPSVNRRIVLAARPRGAPTAQDFRLEQVPVTAPADGQVLLRTVYLSLDPYMRGRMSEGPSYVPPLALGETMGGGTVSRVVASRHPGFREGELVLGATGWQDYALSDGEGLMPVRDTAHPSYALSVLGMPGFTAYHGLLNIGQPRPGETVVVAAASGAVGAVVGQIARIRGARVIGVAGGAEKRRYVTEQLGFDACLDRRDPHLAQQLAEACPDGIDVYFENVGGAVLDAVLPLLREGARVPVCGGIAHYNDEAPPPGPDRLPMLMALVLRKRLRLQGFIILDHYADGYAPFLRDMSAWVAEGKVKLREDVVVGLENAPAALMGLLEGKNFGKVVVRVAD, from the coding sequence ATGTCGAGCCCCTCCGTCAACCGCCGCATCGTGCTCGCCGCTCGCCCGCGCGGCGCGCCGACGGCGCAGGATTTCCGCCTCGAGCAGGTCCCGGTGACGGCCCCCGCGGACGGGCAGGTGCTGCTTCGCACGGTGTACCTGTCGCTCGACCCGTACATGCGGGGCCGCATGAGCGAGGGCCCCTCCTACGTGCCGCCGCTGGCGCTCGGGGAGACGATGGGGGGTGGCACGGTGAGTCGCGTGGTCGCCTCCAGGCACCCGGGATTCCGCGAGGGCGAGCTGGTGCTCGGGGCCACCGGCTGGCAGGACTACGCGCTCTCCGACGGCGAGGGGCTGATGCCGGTCCGCGACACCGCGCATCCTTCCTACGCCCTGAGCGTGCTCGGCATGCCCGGCTTCACCGCGTACCACGGGCTCCTGAACATCGGCCAGCCGAGGCCCGGCGAGACCGTGGTCGTGGCCGCGGCGAGCGGCGCGGTCGGCGCCGTCGTGGGCCAGATCGCCAGGATCCGGGGCGCGCGCGTGATCGGCGTCGCCGGCGGCGCCGAGAAGCGCCGGTACGTGACCGAGCAGCTCGGCTTCGACGCCTGCCTCGATCGCCGCGACCCGCACCTCGCGCAGCAGCTCGCCGAGGCCTGCCCCGACGGCATCGACGTCTACTTCGAGAACGTCGGCGGCGCGGTGCTCGACGCCGTGCTGCCGCTCCTCCGCGAGGGCGCGCGCGTCCCGGTGTGCGGGGGGATCGCGCACTACAACGACGAGGCGCCGCCGCCCGGGCCGGACCGCCTGCCGATGCTGATGGCGCTCGTGCTCCGCAAGCGCCTCCGCCTGCAGGGCTTCATCATCCTCGACCACTACGCCGACGGCTACGCGCCCTTCCTGCGCGACATGAGCGCATGGGTCGCCGAGGGCAAGGTGAAGCTCCGCGAGGACGTGGTCGTCGGGCTGGAGAACGCGCCGGCGGCGTTGATGGGCCTGCTGGAGGGCAAGAACTTCGGCAAGGTCGTCGTCCGCGTCGCGGATTGA